From a region of the Bradyrhizobium diazoefficiens genome:
- a CDS encoding LuxR family transcriptional regulator: protein MSAVDAVDYGREALDFIEGLGAYRKVPEAMHALETAFGRFGFETIIVTGLPNPDQRFAQMVLAKRWPAGWFSLYTQNNYDRFDPVVRSCRQSVNPFEWSEAPYNAELEPNAAEVMNRASDFRMSRGFIVPIHGLTGYEAAVSLGGVHLDLNPRSKPALHLMAMYGFDHIRRLLQPAPHPSTRLTPREREVISWASQGKSAWEIGEILHITQRTAEEHLATAARKLGAVNRTHAVALAIRNKIISP from the coding sequence ATGTCCGCCGTAGATGCCGTTGATTATGGCCGGGAGGCGCTCGACTTCATCGAAGGTCTGGGTGCCTATCGCAAGGTGCCCGAGGCCATGCATGCGCTCGAAACGGCATTCGGTCGCTTCGGCTTCGAAACCATCATCGTGACAGGATTGCCGAATCCCGACCAGCGGTTTGCACAGATGGTGCTCGCCAAGCGCTGGCCGGCCGGATGGTTCAGCCTCTACACCCAGAACAATTACGACCGCTTCGATCCCGTGGTGCGGTCTTGCCGGCAATCGGTCAATCCGTTCGAATGGTCGGAAGCGCCCTACAATGCCGAGCTCGAGCCGAACGCGGCCGAGGTGATGAACCGCGCCAGCGATTTTCGCATGTCGCGCGGCTTCATCGTGCCGATCCACGGGCTCACCGGCTATGAAGCCGCGGTGTCGCTTGGCGGCGTTCATCTCGACCTCAATCCCCGCAGCAAGCCGGCACTGCATCTGATGGCGATGTATGGCTTCGACCACATCCGCCGTCTGCTCCAGCCGGCGCCTCATCCCTCGACGCGCCTCACCCCGCGCGAGCGCGAGGTGATCTCTTGGGCCTCGCAGGGCAAGTCGGCCTGGGAAATCGGCGAGATCCTGCACATCACGCAGCGCACTGCCGAAGAGCATCTTGCAACTGCTGCGCGCAAGCTCGGTGCCGTCAACCGTACGCATGCGGTGGCGCTGGCGATTCGGAACAAGATCATCAGTCCCTGA
- a CDS encoding acyl-homoserine-lactone synthase: MIHAISAVNRHLYEDVIEQHFRLRHDVFVEERRWETLRRPDCREIDCYDDEDTVYLLALEGRRVIGGHRLYPTTKPSMMSEVFPHLASVRGCPADPLIWEWSRYFVVRDRRDGVLNLQLMAAVQEFCLAQGIAQVSAIMETWWLPRFHEAGFVVTPLGLPALVENAWTMAATIDIRRETLDALRDRIGMASVVRQDGPHLDAVARANLCGAAAAQRKSA; the protein is encoded by the coding sequence ATGATTCACGCAATTTCTGCGGTAAATCGCCACCTTTATGAGGACGTGATCGAGCAGCATTTCCGGCTGCGTCACGACGTCTTCGTCGAGGAGCGACGCTGGGAGACGCTGCGCAGGCCGGATTGCCGCGAGATCGATTGCTATGACGATGAGGACACCGTCTACCTGCTTGCGCTGGAGGGGCGGCGGGTCATCGGTGGTCACCGGCTCTACCCGACGACCAAGCCCTCGATGATGAGCGAGGTGTTCCCGCATCTGGCGTCGGTGCGCGGCTGCCCCGCGGATCCCTTGATTTGGGAATGGTCGCGCTACTTCGTCGTGCGTGATCGCCGCGACGGCGTGCTCAACCTGCAACTGATGGCGGCGGTGCAGGAGTTCTGCCTTGCGCAGGGAATCGCGCAGGTCAGTGCGATCATGGAGACCTGGTGGCTGCCGCGCTTCCACGAGGCCGGTTTCGTGGTGACCCCGCTCGGCCTGCCGGCTCTGGTCGAGAACGCGTGGACCATGGCGGCGACCATCGACATTCGTCGCGAGACGCTCGACGCCCTGCGCGATCGTATCGGCATGGCTTCGGTCGTGCGCCAGGACGGCCCGCATCTGGATGCCGTTGCCCGTGCCAACCTCTGCGGCGCTGCTGCCGCGCAACGAAAGAGCGCCTGA